AAGAACTCTTTCGCTTCGGCATCGCCCTGCGCGAGGCCATGAGCGAGTCGCCCCGCCGCGTCGCCCTGATCGCGTCGAGCGACCTGTCCCACCGCCTGACCGAGGATGCGCCGGCAGGCTATCACCCGCAGGCCCATGAGTTTGACAAGGCCATCGAGCGGGCCTTCGGCGTCTGGGAATTGGACGACCTGCTGAATATAGAGGAGAGTCTCTGCGAAAAAGCGGGAGAATGCGGCTACCGGTCATTGCTGATGATGGCCGGCGCTTTTGACCGGCCGGGAACGAAGAGCCGCGTCTACAGCTATGAAGGCCCCTTCGGCGTCGGATACCTCGTCGGTTCGGTCACCAGCGGGGAAGAGGCAGGCCACGCGCCGGCGATGGGGGAAGCGCGCCTCTCCCGCTACATCCAAGGGCGGCGCGCGCAGATTGAAAAGTCCCGCGCCGGTGAATCGGTCTACGTCCGTTTCGCCCGCCAGACCCTGGAGGCCCATGTCTGCAAAGAGCCGCTGCCGCCGATCCCGGCCGAACTGGCCGACGCCGACCCCGCCGGCGTCTTTGTCTCCATCAAAATGCAGGGCCAGTTGCGCGGCTGCATCGGCACCATCTCGCCGACGCAAGAGAGCCTGGGCGAGGAGATCCGCCACAATGCCATCAGCGCCGGGACAAACGACCCGCGCTTTTTCCCCGTCGAGGAGGACGAACTGGATGAACTGGTCTACTCCGTCGACGTGCTCATGCCAGAAGAGCCTGTCGCGTCGATGAATGACCTCGATCCCCAGCGCTATGGCGTCATCGTCCGCTCCGGCCGCCAACAGGGGCTGCTGCTGCCCATGCTCGACGGCGTCGACACGGTGGAGGAGCAGGTGGGCATCGCCCGGCAGAAAGCCGGCATCCCAGCAGAAAAAGACGTTGCGTTATCCCGTTTTGAGGTTGTGAGGCACCGGTGACGACGTAAGCGGACAGCCCTGTGCTGACCGCTTACTGCAAAAAAAGAGGCAGGACCGGCGCGACTCCTGTGGCCGGTCATTTTTTTGCCGAAAAAGTTGCATCTTTTTGTTGAAAAGGGTATGTATAAGGAGAGCGTCTCCCTTCGACGGCTGTTCATAAGGAGGGAACCGAATTGTTGCGGGAAGCCATGTACTATGAAGCCGACCCGCCCAAGGTCCACTGTGTTCTCTGTCCCTGGCGCTGCCACATCCCCGAGGGGAAGGTGGGCGTCTGCCGCGTGCGGATGAACGAACAGGGGACCCTGTACAGCCTCAACTACGGCAAAGTGA
Above is a genomic segment from Heliomicrobium undosum containing:
- the amrA gene encoding AmmeMemoRadiSam system protein A, encoding MTVVFGGVAPHPPIIVPAVGGRNLPRVQKTVDAMRAWAKECLEQDPETVIIISPHGPVFQDAIAVTAFPRLKGDLARFNAPEVKADVENDLPLVSSIIAQAKRRGVSVAAMDESLAKRFSIEQELDHGTMVPLYFLMEAGFGGKVVPIAMAMLSREELFRFGIALREAMSESPRRVALIASSDLSHRLTEDAPAGYHPQAHEFDKAIERAFGVWELDDLLNIEESLCEKAGECGYRSLLMMAGAFDRPGTKSRVYSYEGPFGVGYLVGSVTSGEEAGHAPAMGEARLSRYIQGRRAQIEKSRAGESVYVRFARQTLEAHVCKEPLPPIPAELADADPAGVFVSIKMQGQLRGCIGTISPTQESLGEEIRHNAISAGTNDPRFFPVEEDELDELVYSVDVLMPEEPVASMNDLDPQRYGVIVRSGRQQGLLLPMLDGVDTVEEQVGIARQKAGIPAEKDVALSRFEVVRHR